The Streptomyces sp. DG1A-41 genomic sequence GACGATGACGGTGTCCTTGAGGCGGTCGCACACATAGACGTAGCCGTCCTCGTCGAGATATCCGGCGTCCCCGGTGTGCAGCCAGCCGTCGGCGAGAGTCTCCTCCGTCGCCTCCTTCATGCCCCAGTACTCCACCATCACCGCAGGCGTACGCAGACAGATCTCCCCGATGGCACCGGACGCGAGGACGCTGCCGTCCTCGCCGGTCACCTGCACCTCGACGCCGGGGTAGGGGCGGCCTGCGGCGCGCAGCCGGGGGCTGCCGGGGCGGTGTTCCGAGGGCGGCAGGCACAGCGCGGTGTTGCCGCTCTCCGTGAGCCCGTACAGCTGGCCCAGCTCACAGCCGAGGACTTCCATGCACTGGAGCATCAGCGTCTCGGAGATGGGGGATCCGCCATAGGTGACCTTGCGCAGCGAGGCGAAGTCGGCCGGTCCGACGCCGGGTTCGGACAGCATCATCTGCAGCATCGCCGGCACGGCGCAGGTGGTGGTGACGCCGTGCTCGCGGATCAGCCGTACGGCGTCGTGCGGGGCGAACATACGCATGGACACGCTGGTCACACCGGCGTTGAAGGCCTGCATGGCCCACCAGATGCCCGCGACGTGGAAGCCGGGGATGCTGATCAGGCTGACGTCCCCCGGATACCAGTCGATCCAGTCGAGGCCGTGCTCCACGAGCAGGTCACGGATCGCGAAGAAGCTGCGGTGGGCGAGGACGACGCCCTTCGGCAGGCCGGTGGTACCGCTGGTGTAGATCTGTGTGACCGGGTCGTCGGGCGCGGCGTCCACCTCAAGATCGCGATCCGGCTCGCCGGCCTTCCACTCCCGAAAGCTGCTGCCCCGGTCGTCGCAGCCGTCGAGCCCGACGATCGTGGGCCGGGCGGGCAGCTCCGCGCGGATCCGGGCGGTGGTATCGGCGTACTCCCTTTCCACAAAGAGGAGTTCGGCACCGGAGTCGCGCAGTATGTGCTCCACCTCGGCGGGGGTGAGCCGCCAGTTGACCGGGACGAGTACGGCTCCGGTCTTGGCGCAGGCGAAGAAGATCTCGTAGTAGTACTCGGACTCCTTGCCCAGGTAGGCGACGCGGGAGCCGCGCCCCACGCCGGCGGCGAGCAGGGCCCGGGCCGTGCGGTTGCTCTCCCGGTGCAGTTGCTCGTACGTGACGTTCCGGCCCTCGCAGCTCAGGGCGGTGCGCCGGGGGTGGTGGGTGGCGTGGAACGACACTGTGTCGGCGGCGGTCCTGAGGTTCGGGTAGTGCATGGGGGTGTCCTGTCCGTAGGAGGCTGAGGCTCAGAGCCAGTTGTGGTGGTCGGGCCAGTGGCGCCGTCCGATGAGCGCGGGGCCGGGGAGGTGGAGCAGCTCGGGGCGCGGACTGTCGGCCGGCCACAACTCGGCGGTGGCGGGGGCTTCTCCGGTGAGGTACCGCCGGGCGTGCCGGGCCGGCGCGGAGTCGTGCGGCTGCGGGCCGCGGGTGTCGAACTCCCCCGCGGCCGCACGCCCCAGGGCGGCGAGGAGGGCGGAGCGGTCGTGGATCACGGCCGCGTATCGGACGGAGTGGTGGTCGCGGCCCTCGGCAAGAGTCCGGCAGACGGCGGCGGGGGACCAGTCGGCGCGGTCCCGAAGATGCCGGTGCAGCCGGTCGGCTGTGCCGGCCAGCGCCTCGGCGCCGGGTGCCGACAGCAGGAGCGTCCAGGGCCCCGTGTCCTCGGCGACCTCTTTGGTGTCCGGACCGGCCGGGCGCTCCGGGACGCTCTCCAGCACGACGTGCCCGTTGGTGCCGCAGAACCCGAAGCCACTGACGGCCGCCCGCCTCCTGCCCTCCGTGGGCCAGGGCTGCGGCTTCGCGGCGAGCCGCAGCGCAGTCCGGCCCCACGGGATGTCCGGGTCGGCCTCGTCCGCGCCCGGTTGCGGCGGGATCTCCGCGTGGGCGAGCGCGAGCACCGTCTTCATCAGGCCGGGCGCGCCGGAGGCGGTCTCGAGGTAGCCGATGTTCGCCTTGCACGAGCCGATGTACAGCGGCGGCGCGTCGGGCGAGCGCCGTGCGTACGCGTCGGCCAGGGTCTCGGCCTCGATCTGGCCGCCGATCCGGGAGCCGTTGGCCTGTGCCTCGACGTAACCCACGTCCTCGGGGGCCAAGCCCGCGTCGTGCAGCGCCCGCTCGATCACCGCCTTCTGGCCGCGCGCCGAGGCCACCGAGATGCTGGGACGATCGCCCTGGGCATGGACGGCGCTGCCGCGCACGAGTGCGTACGGCTGATCCCCGTCGGCCAGGGCATCCGCGTACCGCTTGAGGACCACGACCCCGCAGCCTTCGCCGCGGACGTGCCCGTCGGCACGCCGGGTGAAGGGCCTGCTGCGACCGGTGGGCGAGAGCATCCCGGCCCGGTCGAGGATGCCGGTGCTGAACGGGGAGAGCAGCAGGTTGCAGGTGCCGACGAGTGCGATGTCGCACTCGCGGGCGCGCAACGTCCGCACCGCCAGGTGCACGGCGGTCAGCATCGACGAGGACGCGGTGTCGACGGTGACGGTCGGACCGTTGAGCCCCAGTGACAACGCGATCCGGCCGCTGAAGGCGCTGGGCGAGGTGCCCGTGCTCATGTGCGGGGACAGGCCCGTGCCGGGAACCCCGCCGCGCAGCCAGGCATGGGGGTACTCCACCGGCCCGGCGACCGCGTAGACACCGACGTCACGGCCCCGCAGCCGCTCCCGGGACAGATTGGCGTCCGCGAGGGCCTGGACGGCGACCTCCAGGAGGAGGCGCTGCTGCGGGTCCATGTGGCGGGCCTCCTCCTGCGTGATGCCGAACCAGTCGGCGTCGAAGAGGTCCACGTCCTTCAGATAGGCGCCCTGGCGCAGCCGTCCGGCCAGCGGCGCCAGGTCCGGTGCGGCAAGGTTCCAGCGCGGCCGACCGAGGCTGTCGACGGGCACACCGGCCGCCTCGGTGGGCAGGACCTGGCCCTCGCGGAGCGCGCTCCACAGCGCCCGGGGGTCGTCGAGCCCTCCTGGCAGCCTGCAGCCCATGCCGATGACGGCGACCGGCTGCGTCCGCTCATGGTGCTGCCGGGCCAGCATCACCATGAGCTGCTTCTTCGAGAGGGTCTCCAGGTGGTCGATGTAGCTGGTCACTGTCGAGCCGCCCGTCACTGGAACATCTCGCGGAGAGCGGCGAGTTCGTCGTCCGCTTCGGCGTCGGTCAGTTCGCGCACGTCCTCGCCGGGCTCGTCCCGCAGCGGTG encodes the following:
- a CDS encoding beta-ketoacyl synthase N-terminal-like domain-containing protein, giving the protein MTSYIDHLETLSKKQLMVMLARQHHERTQPVAVIGMGCRLPGGLDDPRALWSALREGQVLPTEAAGVPVDSLGRPRWNLAAPDLAPLAGRLRQGAYLKDVDLFDADWFGITQEEARHMDPQQRLLLEVAVQALADANLSRERLRGRDVGVYAVAGPVEYPHAWLRGGVPGTGLSPHMSTGTSPSAFSGRIALSLGLNGPTVTVDTASSSMLTAVHLAVRTLRARECDIALVGTCNLLLSPFSTGILDRAGMLSPTGRSRPFTRRADGHVRGEGCGVVVLKRYADALADGDQPYALVRGSAVHAQGDRPSISVASARGQKAVIERALHDAGLAPEDVGYVEAQANGSRIGGQIEAETLADAYARRSPDAPPLYIGSCKANIGYLETASGAPGLMKTVLALAHAEIPPQPGADEADPDIPWGRTALRLAAKPQPWPTEGRRRAAVSGFGFCGTNGHVVLESVPERPAGPDTKEVAEDTGPWTLLLSAPGAEALAGTADRLHRHLRDRADWSPAAVCRTLAEGRDHHSVRYAAVIHDRSALLAALGRAAAGEFDTRGPQPHDSAPARHARRYLTGEAPATAELWPADSPRPELLHLPGPALIGRRHWPDHHNWL
- a CDS encoding fatty acid--CoA ligase is translated as MHYPNLRTAADTVSFHATHHPRRTALSCEGRNVTYEQLHRESNRTARALLAAGVGRGSRVAYLGKESEYYYEIFFACAKTGAVLVPVNWRLTPAEVEHILRDSGAELLFVEREYADTTARIRAELPARPTIVGLDGCDDRGSSFREWKAGEPDRDLEVDAAPDDPVTQIYTSGTTGLPKGVVLAHRSFFAIRDLLVEHGLDWIDWYPGDVSLISIPGFHVAGIWWAMQAFNAGVTSVSMRMFAPHDAVRLIREHGVTTTCAVPAMLQMMLSEPGVGPADFASLRKVTYGGSPISETLMLQCMEVLGCELGQLYGLTESGNTALCLPPSEHRPGSPRLRAAGRPYPGVEVQVTGEDGSVLASGAIGEICLRTPAVMVEYWGMKEATEETLADGWLHTGDAGYLDEDGYVYVCDRLKDTVIVAGENVYPAEVENALCTHPAVAEAAVIGVPDERWGETVHAFVALRPGMSVSPRELKLHLQGRLADFKSPSGYEFIERVPRNPSGKILRRELRKDFWADRDRQVN